From Camelina sativa cultivar DH55 chromosome 20, Cs, whole genome shotgun sequence, the proteins below share one genomic window:
- the LOC104769458 gene encoding geranylgeranyl transferase type-2 subunit beta 1-like, whose protein sequence is MSSTSSSQMGQLVADKHVRYILMAEKKKESLESVVMDHLRMNGAYWGLTTLDLLDKLGTVSEDEVVSWIMTCQHESGGFAGNTGHDPHILYTLSAVQILALFDKINILDVGKVSSYVAGLQNEDGSFSGDMWGEIDTRFSYIAICCLSLLKCLDKINVEKAVEYIVSCKNLDGGFGCTPGAESHAGQIFCCVGALAITGSLHHVDKDLLGWWLCERQTKTGGLNGRPEKLPDVCYSWWVLSSLIMIDRVHWIDKAKLAKFILDCQDLDNGGISDRPEDAVDIFHTYFGVAGLSLLEYPGVKAIDPAYALPVDVINRIIFTKNDC, encoded by the exons ATGAGCTCTACCTCTTCCTCCCAG ATGGGTCAGCTCGTAGCTGACAAGCATGTACGTTACATTCTGATGGCAGAAAAG AAGAAGGAGAGTTTAGAGTCTGTGGTGATGGATCATCTGAGAATGAATGGTGCATACTGGGGACTCACCACTCTGGACTTACTCGACAAGTTGGGCACTGTTTCTGAAGATGAAGTCGTTTCATGGATCATGACTTGCCAGCATGAATCTG GTGGCTTTGCCGGTAATACTGGACACGATCCACATATTCTATATACACTCAGTGCTGTGCAAATCTTGGCCCTATTTGACAAAATTAACATTCTTGACGTTGGGAAAGTATCAAGTT ATGTTGCTGGATTGCAGAATGAAGATGGGTCCTTCTCAGGAGATATGTGGGGTGAAATAGATACAAG GTTTTCGTACATAGCTATATGTTGTCTCTCGTTATTGAAATGTCTTGACAAAATCAATGTGGAGAAGGCCGTTGAGTACATTGTGAGTTGCAAAAACCTGGATGGTGGTTTTGGGTGCACACCTGGAGCAGAGTCCCATGCAGGACAGA TTTTCTGCTGCGTGGGTGCTCTTGCTATCACCGGGAGTCTTCATCATGTTGACAAGGACTTACTTGGGTGGTGGTTGTGTGAAAGACAAACAAAGACTGGGGGCTTAAATGGACGACCTGAGAAACTCCCTGAT GTTTGCTATTCATGGTGGGTCCTATCGAGCCTAATCATGATAGATAGAGTTCATTGGATCGACAAAGCAAAGCTTGCCAAGTTCATCTTGGATTGTCAG gATTTGGACAACGGAGGCATCTCAGACCGACCAGAGGATGCTGTTGATATCTTTCACACCTACTTCGGAGTTGCAG GGCTTTCCCTCCTTGAGTATCCTGGAGTGAAAGCAATTGATCCAGCCTACGCTTTACCTGTTGATGTCATCAACCGGATTATCTTCACCAAAAATGATTGTTAA
- the LOC104769459 gene encoding uncharacterized protein LOC104769459: MEALAGIEADIESYFGEQDQQKSSSDGCKQVPWLSWEEWDSVRESLFSSSPDRIASALERVATWRSRGSLPAPVDVTCSLIEIQLKDGFIPREKQSADALYSEHLLQMLYCMGILRLVNCVIEKTRRREDVSIADAARAIGIPRKLIDIRHEGSHRELPALSVLRDAADEALEWLKSYYWEPQKFQIPLKRDGTASIRREVKSKLRKLALSLQLKKSPQFDSPLVKEKCSNKRIRKIVSSLVELYPSFSAEISSVLLEFLLKALDSSKSTELQNQPGQDFRVFLDEWKPVIMEFSNREPELLLTLLKAVLDMIQNNERRRYETEKSVEEVSQVEQVPFLFAWLVSLLNGSKHFQRNSSLEVKPPSTFLMELIRRCLLLGALGYKLVFKSAFLLAEIVGGRVLKEKLIKLPLMHESSASVLLEQSSTLVTAPTTLLEREKNLDNAGKRLEFVKLQLSKKKGIDTDKTTNRWRKAKTWSPCPIGMLPRIIGSSGRLPLLDCQNAQSISKQAQGNNNAKRGADECNRQQLENSTFKRAKKGAEDSESNDVTPLETYMEEAEIDIEHAYDNTETEADENLMWKDEEESRSCLMIGGEWKRVNDGELVGMASSVTICV; encoded by the exons ATGGAGGCGCTAGCGGGAATTGAAGCCGACATCGAATCGTATTTCGGCGAGCAGGATCAACAGAAATCGTCATCGGACGGCTGCAAACAAGTCCCGTGGCTGAGTTGGGAAGAGTGGGACTCAGTGAGagagtctctcttctcttcttctcctgatAGAATCGCTTCTGCTTTGGAAAGG GTTGCAACATGGCGAAGCAGAGGATCTCTTCCAGCGCCTGTGGATGTAACTTGTTCCCTCATTGAGATTCAACTCAAAGATGGCTTTATTCC GAGAGAGAAACAATCAGCAGATGCATTGTATTCAGAGCATTTACTGCAGATGCTATACTGTATGGGAATACTCAG GCTTGTGAACTGTGTCATAGAAAAGACAAGGAGGAGAGAAGATGTTTCAATTGCTGATGCAGCTAGAGCAATTGGTATCCCACGTAAATTAATCGATATTCGTCATG AGGGCTCTCACCGTGAGCTCCCTGCCCTCTCGGTGCTTCGGGATGCTGCAGATGAG GCTCTGGAATGGTTAAAATCATATTATTGGGAGCCTCAGAAGTTCCAGATTCCCTTAAAGAGAGATGGAACAGCTAGCATCAGAAGAGAAGTCAAGTCCAAACTCAGGAAACTTGCTTTGTCCTTGCAGCTTAAAAAGAGTCCTCAATTTGACTCCCCTTTGGtcaaagaaaaat GTTCTAATAAAAGGATAAGGAAGATAGTAAGCAGCCTTGTTGAGTTATACCCTTCTTTCTCCGCAGAAATTTCATCTGTGCTCCTTGAATTCTTACTCAAAGCCTTGGATTCTTCCAAATCGACAGAACTTCAGAATCAGCCTGGCCAAGATTTCAGGGTCTTTCTAGATGAATGGAAACCTGTTATCATGGAGTTCTCAAATAGAGAACCTGAGTTACTTTTGACTCTACTCAAGGCAGTCCTTGATATGATCCAAAATAATGAACGGAGAAGATATGAAACAG AAAAGTCAGTGGAAGAGGTTTCTCAAGTTGAGCAGGTCCCATTCTTGTTTGCATGGCTTGTGAGTCTTCTCAATGGGTCAAAGCATTTTCAGAGAAACAGTTCTCTAGAAGTGAAACCTCCAAGCACTTTCCTTATGGAACTTATTCGTAGATGTCTTCTCTTGGGAGCCTTAGGATACAAACTGGTATTTAAATCAGCATTTCTACTCGCAGAGATTGTGGGAGGCCGTGTCTTAAAGGAGAAGCTCATTAAACTCCCTCTCATGCATGAAAGCTCTGCAAGTGTTCTATTGGAACAGAGTTCTACGCTTGTAACAGCTCCTACAACGCTCCTTGAGCGAGAGAAGAATCTCGATAATGCAGGCAAGCGACTTGAGTTTGTCAAACTTCAACTCTCAAAGAAGAAAGGTATTGACACAGACAAAACCACTAACAGATGGAGAAAGGCGAAAACATGGAGCCCTTGTCCGATTGGTATGTTGCCTCGGATCATTGGATCTTCTGGACGTTTACCTCTTCTGGACTGTCAGAACGCTCAGAGCATCTCAAAACAAGCACAAGGTAACAACAATGCTAAGAGAGGAGCTGATGAGTGCAATAGGCAGCAATTGGAGAACTCGACATTTAAGCGAGCAAAGAAGGGTGCAGAAGATTCTGAATCAAATGATGTGACCCCATTAGAAACATATATGGAAGAGGCTGAGATCGATATAGAACATGCTTATGACAATACTGAAACTGAAGCAGACGAGAATCTGATGTGGAAGGATGAAGAGGAAAGCAGAAGCTGCCTTATGATAGGTGGTGAATGGAAAAGAGTAAATGATGGCGAGCTAGTGGGGATGGCTTCCAGCGTTACAATTTGTGTTTGA
- the LOC104769460 gene encoding mediator of RNA polymerase II transcription subunit 19a produces MEPERLKFGGPKELCGSVDLISQFKLVQHHEFFCKKSLPVSLSDSHYLHNVVGDTEIRKGEGMQLDQLVQNLSQSRETNIRIQPFDIDELKEAFQLNDMTPVELPPAEKGAPTIPPKSKSESKDKDRKHKKHKDRDKDKDREHKKHKHKHKDRSKDKDKDKDRDRKKDKNGHHDSGDHSKKHHDKKRKHDGDEDLNDVQRHKKNKHKSSKLDEMGAIRVAG; encoded by the exons ATGGAACCTGAACGTTTAAAATTCGGAG GTCCAAAAGAGTTGTGTGGTTCTGTGGATCTTATATCTCAATTCAAACTAGTACAACACCATGAATTCTTTTGCAAGAAATCCCTTCCCGTGTCTCTGTCAGATTCCCATTATCTTCATAATGTGGTTGGGGACACAGAGATCAGGAAAGGAGAAGGAATGCAATTAGATCAGCTTGTTCAGAACTTATCACAGAGCCGGGAGACTAATATTCGCATCCAACCTTTTGATATAGATGAGCTTAAGGAGGCTTTCCAACTTAATGATATGACCCCTGTTGAACTGCCTCCT GCAGAGAAGGGAGCTCCTACAATTCCGCCTAAGTCAAAAAGTGAGTCGAAAGATAAGGACAGGAAACATAAGAAACACAAGGACAGGGATAAGGACAAAGATAGAGAGCACAAGAAGCACAAGCACAAGCATAAAGATAGGAGCAAGGATAAAGATAAAGACAAGGATCGAGACAGAAAGAAGGACAAAAATGGCCACCATGATTCGGGTGATCATTCTAAGAAACATCATGATAAG AAAAGGAAACACGATGGAGATGAAGATCTTAATGACGTCCAGaggcacaaaaaaaacaag CATAAAAGCTCAAAGCTTGATGAGATGGGTGCAATAAGGGTTGCTGGGTAG